In Primulina eburnea isolate SZY01 chromosome 3, ASM2296580v1, whole genome shotgun sequence, one DNA window encodes the following:
- the LOC140825964 gene encoding protein PHOX1-like, which translates to MGKHGGTNKKTLGDKSGESNSGQSKASENSPRAYDKDTAIFISMSQELKNDGNRLFQRRDYEGAMLKYEKAIKLLPRNHIDVSYLRSNMAACYMQLGISEYPRAIHECNLALEVTPKYSKALLKRARCYEALNKLDLALRDVGTVLKMEQNNIMASEIAERVKNTLERQGSRANEIPIDLIPLPEYLEPPPPPPIKVSKEKTKKKKSNNVVEKIVDDKMKENKDGKESDEKEMKGEIEERNTDNVIMTRKSDERIDEKKAEDKLVVEEEKVSNGVGEEPKRTVKLVFGEDIRWAQIPVNCNMSKLREIISDRFPSSKAVHVKYKDEEGDLVTIATAEELRWAEVASGHGSVKLYIFEVNPDQDPSCQKVKRVETEAQLDMKRVTENGHVGRRKELRSESSCISDWIIEFAQFFKNYAGFDIDSYLDLHEVGMKLYSEAMEEAITSEEAQDLFSTAADTFQELAALALFNWGNVHMSRARKKVYFTEDSSRESVLMQIKCAYDWAQKEYVEAGKKYEEVLKIKPNFYEAILACGQQQFEQAKLSWYYAVGTNIDLESWPSTEVLQLYNNAEENMEKGMLMWEDVEERRLNELSKPKKVETLLQKMKLDNLFKHISANEASEQASNVRSQIFVIWGTMLYERSIMEFKLGLPVWQECLEVAVEKFELAGASPTDIAVMIKNHCSIDTTSKGLGFNIDEIVQAWNEMYEAKTWQSSIPCFRLEPLLRRRASKLYYALEHA; encoded by the exons ATGGGGAAACATGGTGGAACAAACAAGAAAACTTTGGGAGATAAATCAGGGGAATCCAACTCGGGGCAAAGTAAAGCTAGTGAAAATAGTCCAAGAGCTTATGATAAGGACACTGCCATATTTATTTCTATGTCGCAAGAATTAAAGAACGATGGCAATAGATTGTTTCAGAGGAGGGACTATGAAGGCGCAATGTTAAAGTATGAGAAAGCCATAAAATTGCTTCCAAGAAACCATATTGATGTATCCTATCTACGGAGTAATATGGCTGCTTGCTATATGCAGTTAGGCATTAGTGAGTATCCAAGGGCGATCCACGAATGCAATTTAGCCCTTGAGGTCACACCAAAATACAGTAAGGCTCTCTTGAAGAGAGCTCGGTGTTATGAAGCATTGAATAAGCTAGATTTGGCACTAAGAGATGTTGGGACGGTATTGAAGATGGAACAAAATAATATCATGGCAAGTGAAATTGCAGAAAGGGTGAAAAACACACTAGAGAGACAAGGCTCAAGAGCAAATGAAATTCCGATAGACCTGATTCCGTTACCTGAATATCTTGAGCCTCCTCCTCCGCCTCCAATTAAGGTATCCAAAGAGAAGACTAAGAAAAAGAAAAGCAACAATGTAGTGGAAAAGATAGTTGATGACAAGATGAAAGAAAATAAGGATGGGAAAGAAAGTGACGAGAAGGAAATGAAAGGagaaattgaagaaagaaaCACTGATAATGTTATTATGACAAGGAAGTCTGATGAACGTATTGATGAAAAGAAGGCTGAGGACAAATTAGTCGTGGAGGAAGAGAAAGTTAGTAATGGTGTGGGTGAAGAGCCTAAAAGAACTGTGAAATTGGTATTTGGAGAAGACATAAGATGGGCTCAGATTCCGGTCAACTGCAACATGTCGAAGCTTAGAGAAATTATTTCCGATCGGTTTCCCAGCTCTAAAGCTGTTCACGTCAAGTATAAAGATGAAGAAGGTGACCTGGTCACAATTGCCACCGCAGAAGAACTGAGGTGGGCTGAAGTGGCTTCAGGACATGGTTCTGTTAAACTATATATTTTTGAAGTTAATCCAGACCAAGATCCCTCGTGTCAAAAGGTTAAAAGGGTTGAAACAGAAGCCCAGCTTGACATGAAACGTGTTACTGAAAATGGACATGTGGGAAGAAGAAAGGAGCTACGGAGTGAGTCATCTTGTATTAGTGATTGGATCATTGAGTTTGCTCAATTCTTCAAGAACTATGCTGGGTTTGACATTGATTCTTACCTAGATCTCCATGAGGTTGGAATGAAACTCTATTCTGAAGCTATGGAGGAGGCAATCACTAGTGAAGAGGCTCAGGACCTTTTCAGCACTGCGGCAGATACATTCCAAGAGCTGGCAGCTTTGGCTTTGTTTAATTGGGGTAATGTTCACATGTCCAGGGCAAGAAAGAAGGTTTATTTTACCGAGGATTCTTCTAGAGAATCTGTTCTTATGCAGATCAAGTGCGCGTATGATTGGGCACAGAAGGAGTACGTAGAAGCCGGGAAGAAATATGAAGAGGTGCTGAAAATTAAACCAAATTTCTATGAGGCTATTCTAGCTTGTGGGCAGCAACAGTTTGAGCAGGCCAAACTTTCTTGGTATTATGCAGTAGGTACTAATATTGATCTAGAATCATGGCCTTCAACAGAAGTTCTTCAGCTTTACAACAATGCCGAGGAAAACATGGAAAAGGGTATGCTCATGTGGGAAGATGTGGAAGAACGCCGTCTCAATGAACTGTCCAAGCCAAAGAAAGTTGAAACCCTGTTGCAGAAAATGAAACTGGATAACTTGTTCAAACATATTTCTGCAAATGAGGCCTCAGAGCAGGCTTCAAATGTTAGATCGCAGATATTTGTGATTTGGGGTACCATGCTTTACGAAAGATCCATTATGGAATTCAAATTAGGACTTCCTGTGTGGCAAGAATGTTTGGAGGTTGCTGTTGAAAAATTTGAACTTGCCGGAGCTTCTCCGACTGATATTGCTGTTATGATAAAGAATCACTGCTCCATAGACACTACATCGAAAG GCTTGGGATTTAATATTGACGAGATTGTTCAGGCATGGAATGAGATGTATGAAGCTAAAACGTGGCAGAGCAGCATTCCTTGTTTCCGATTAGAGCCACTACTTCGAAGAAGAGCTTCAAAACTTTATTATGCCCTTGAACATGCGTAG